A single window of Candidatus Omnitrophota bacterium DNA harbors:
- a CDS encoding rRNA pseudouridine synthase — protein sequence MRLQVAISRQGVASRRKAASIIEQGIVTVNGKIIRERGYAVNPDTDDIAVGGKELKSKTKKIYILLNKPKGVITSKSDPEERETVFDLLPRALSRLHSVGRLDKDTTGLLLLTNDGELTYRLTHPRFEVRKRYKLTCERKVVEKKVHILERGMYIDGRKTAPAKIEIIRSDENRTELFIEIHEGRKRQIRNMFLFLGHPIKNLERVSYEFLQLGNTRRGDFRHLTSEEVRKLKAL from the coding sequence ATGCGCTTACAAGTCGCGATTTCGCGCCAGGGCGTTGCTTCCCGCAGAAAAGCGGCTTCTATAATAGAACAGGGTATAGTCACTGTTAACGGTAAGATTATCCGGGAGAGGGGTTATGCGGTCAATCCGGATACCGACGATATCGCGGTAGGCGGTAAAGAATTAAAGAGCAAAACAAAAAAGATCTATATATTGCTCAATAAGCCGAAGGGAGTGATTACATCAAAATCGGACCCTGAAGAGCGGGAGACCGTTTTTGACTTGCTGCCTAGGGCGTTAAGCAGGCTCCATTCCGTCGGGCGCCTCGATAAAGATACAACCGGCCTATTACTTTTGACTAATGACGGCGAACTTACATACAGGTTGACTCATCCCAGATTTGAGGTGCGGAAGCGTTACAAGCTGACCTGCGAGAGAAAGGTAGTCGAAAAAAAGGTACATATACTTGAAAGGGGTATGTACATTGACGGCCGCAAAACTGCGCCGGCTAAAATAGAGATCATACGAAGCGACGAAAATAGGACAGAGCTCTTTATAGAGATACACGAGGGCAGAAAACGGCAGATAAGGAACATGTTTCTTTTTCTCGGCCATCCCATAAAGAACCTGGAAAGGGTATCGTACGAATTTTTGCAGCTGGGCAATACGAGGCGCGGCGATTTTCGCCATTTAACCAGCGAGGAAGTAAGAAAATTAAAAGCGTTGTAG
- the nadC gene encoding carboxylating nicotinate-nucleotide diphosphorylase produces the protein MLEKDKIIDIIKNALKEDIGRMDITTTFLIPSNLKVKADIVSKSSGVLAGLPLIEMAYGFLDTELRIRFNAKDGDLIEPGKAVCYLEGPAASILKGERVVLNLLGRSSGVATITKKFVDRVKKYNADIMDTRKTTPNMRHIDRYAVVVGGGKNHRFGLFDQVLIKDNHLAALKELRPNAKATLIIKDAIETVKKRVQKNVKVEIEVRNIAEFEEALSAGADIIMLDNMPPEGIKEAVKIRNAGGVRARQVKIEASGGITLDNVEEYAKTGVDRISIGALTHSASSLDFSLDVI, from the coding sequence ATGCTCGAAAAAGATAAAATAATAGATATTATAAAGAACGCGCTAAAAGAAGACATAGGCAGGATGGATATTACGACGACATTCCTCATCCCTTCCAACCTTAAGGTCAAAGCCGATATCGTATCAAAGTCAAGCGGCGTCCTCGCGGGCCTGCCTCTTATAGAGATGGCCTACGGCTTTCTTGATACGGAACTCAGGATCAGATTTAATGCCAAAGACGGCGATCTTATCGAACCCGGGAAAGCGGTTTGCTATTTAGAAGGGCCGGCGGCCTCTATACTTAAGGGCGAAAGGGTTGTGCTTAATCTGCTTGGCCGTTCGAGCGGAGTGGCGACTATCACAAAGAAATTCGTAGATAGAGTAAAGAAGTATAATGCGGATATTATGGACACAAGAAAGACCACGCCAAATATGCGCCACATAGACAGATATGCGGTGGTAGTCGGCGGCGGAAAGAATCACAGGTTTGGCCTGTTTGATCAGGTCCTGATAAAAGATAATCATCTGGCGGCATTAAAAGAATTGAGGCCCAATGCCAAAGCCACTCTCATTATAAAAGATGCGATCGAGACGGTAAAAAAGAGGGTACAGAAGAATGTGAAGGTCGAAATAGAGGTCCGCAATATAGCGGAGTTTGAAGAAGCGCTTTCCGCGGGCGCCGATATTATAATGCTGGACAATATGCCGCCGGAGGGCATAAAAGAGGCAGTCAAGATACGAAACGCCGGCGGCGTACGGGCGAGGCAGGTTAAAATAGAGGCCTCCGGCGGCATTACTCTGGATAATGTTGAGGAATACGCCAAGACCGGCGTGGACAGGATTTCCATAGGCGCTCTCACGCATTCCGCTTCTTCGCTGGACTTCTCGCTGGATGTAATTTAA